The genomic window ATCATACTTGGGAATTGGTGAAATTGTCAAAGGAGAAGAAACCTATCAGTTACTAGTGGATcttcaaaagaaaggaaggtaTATCTCCGAGTGGTGAGGCAAGAGACAAAGCAAGGTTAGTTGCTAAAAGTTATAGCCAGATTCCAGGTATTGATTTCAATGATGTTATTTCCCCTGTTgtgaagcatagttcaattcgcacttTACTCAGTATTGATGCAATGCATATGATTATAAACTAGAGCAAATGGATAGTAAAAGTGCATTTTTACATGGGGAGTTAGAAGAGGtcatttatatggagcaacctGAAGATTTTGTTGTTCCTGGAAAAGAGAACCTGGTCTGTAAGTTGAAGAAATCtctttatgggttgaagcagtcACCTAGATAGTGGTATAAGAGATTTGACTCTTTCATGCTTTCTCAAAAGTTTAGAAGATCCAATTTTGATGAATGTGTTTATCTCAAAGTTATTGATGGTTCAGCTATATATTTGCTTCTTTATGTCGATGATATGTTGATTGCTGCAAAAGACAAATCAGAGATAGCAAAGTTGAAGGCACAATTGAGTagtgaatttgagatgaaggatttgggtgcaGCAAAGAAAATTCTCGGTATGGAAATTACTAGAGAAAGATAGTCTAGCAAGTTATATCTTAGTCAAAATGTTATATTGCAAAAGTTCTTCGTTGTTTCAATATGCATGATACGAAACTGGTTAGTACTCCTTTAGCTGCACATTTTAGATTATCTTCAGATTTATGTCCACAGTCAAATTATGATGTTGAGTagatgtctagagttccatattcaaGTGTAGTTGGTTCGCTTATATATGCCATGGTATGCTCTCGTCCTGACTTATCACATGCATTGAGTGTTactagtagatacatggctaatcctaaCAAAGAGCATTTGGAAAAttgttcagtggattttcatATGCCTATGTGGTACTTCTAATGCTTGTTTGAAGTTTGGGAGATCTAGAGATAGActttgtcgaggagtgatcctctctagcaggagatcgtgagatccccctttcgtgagttcggccgggggaaaaaGCTCGCCTCTGGAAATCACGTATCCGCCCCCAAGGCTGCTAGCTAGCGTGTACACAacaagattatacaggttcgggccgctatgaaacgtaataccctactcatgTGTATGGGATTTAGATTGAGAGTTACAAAGGTTGCTAAACTCCGGAGGGCGCTCTTGCTTCCCTTCTCCTAGAGCTCAGGTTTTCTGAGAGTCGTCCtttttctcggtgggcaaggtcctcgttctatacctcaaggggataccacatgcaccgcctctacctactcttctatCAGGTGGGGGCCCACCCTACCTTGACCGGATCTTGACCTgtgccttcgcctggaagctaaGCCACAGTTTGTCCTTGAGTGGGGCCTGGCGCCGTCCCTCGCCTGACACGGgagacagccctgtcattcccttattaatgggtgaagacttgtggtggccgcccTCTCGTGGGGAGAACTCCGAATAACCCTCCGATGGGACtggtcatacctacctccactccgtcGGAGGCAGATGCGACGTGGGGGTGCGGCTGTCCGTCCAATCAGACGTGACCGGCGACAGGACGGTCACAGATCGGTCATTCCTGACCGTCGCGCGCCAGTCGGgcacgccgcacgtctgcccctaCTGCATTGAATGCGGcagggggcagttggggcgctACGCGCATTAAAGGTAGTTCTGCCTGGGCCCCCTCCCCGCTTACTCCCCCCGCCAGATGGcggctgggcgagggcctcAGGGCAAAGCGGCGAGGGTCCGtggggcatgacgtggcaccccgaggcccccccgGCCGCTCCTGCGATTCGCGGGATGCGGGGCGGGGGTAGGGCCAAGCTGTAGGGTCACGCggcaggatgggaaggtaaattcccctcacttcgcatacccccgggcccatatctccgacagacTTGTTGGTTACGTGGATTCAAATTTTACTGGAGATTTGGATAGGAGAAGATTGCTCACAGGTTATGTTTTCATTGTTGGAGGATGTGCTGTTAGTTGGAAGGCAAATTTACAAGCAACTTTTGCCTTGTCTACTACTGAAGCAGATTATATGGCTATTTCTGAAGCTTGTAAAGAAGCTATTTGGCTTAGAGGCTTGTACACTGACCTTTGTGGAGTTACGTcttgcattaatatattttatgataaTCAAAATGCAATATGCCTTACAAAGGATCAGATGTTCCATGAGagaacaaagcacattgatgtgAGATATCACTTTATTCGAGGTGTGATTGCTGAAGGTGATGTCAACATATGCAAGATAAGCACTCATGATAATCCACCTGATATGATGACAACACCAGTTCCTGTtactaagtttgagctttgttTAAGCTTGGTTGGTGTTACAATATAGTCCTAGAGACTATTTGGCATACGGTGATTTAACCTATATGAGGTATTTTTGGCGATTGATGTTTTTTATGCTACAAGAGGAAATTCGTCTTAAGGTagagattgttaaatatgtgctcCAAATTTTAGGCctacaatatattcggattagtgtCCTAGTAGAAGTTCATGTCTTTTCCTATTAGGTGTcttttctattattattatatatatatatatatatatatatatatatatatatatatatatatatatatatatatatatactcttgtaagccgtacggGAAGGGGTGACGTTCCCATTGTTATTCCCCCTACGTTTGTAATCAACTCCTCAATAGTGATAATTGCCGGTCGGCACCCGTGGTTTTTTCACGCATGGGTTTTCCACATAAAATTTGTGTCTCTGttatgcatctattttcataacataaGTCTCCCAAACTGGTCTACCACCTGATTGATAATCTCATGGTTTTTAAGCTGCAGGTGATACCCAGAATCATAACCCAACCCTCCCTATTGTAAGGATGGTTTCTTCTATTGGCTAACTCATCATGGGGAATGAAATTTGCTTGAGAAAACTCCCCTAACAAAATAGGCCACTCATCGAACGTAGTGTCCCTGTCAAGAACTGACTGGAATTGAATAGTGCAAAGAGCGAGGGGGTAGCGTTGAACTCTAACCAAAGGTATGTGCCGATGATGAGTAGCAAAATGAACTAGCTGATGAATCATGTGATCAACCTGATCTTCCGGCGATTGCGGCTCAATGAGGACAGTGGCAAACTCATCATGGGTgcgagagggggggggggggggggttgtacCGTGAAATCAGCCCTCGGGGTTCTGACGTTCCAAGCCACTTCCACTGATGTATCCTAACCTTGTACAATATAATTGTTCCTGTTGGCTCAATGCATGTTTCTGTGAAGCAAGAAGAGGATCAAGGAGGAAGGAAATTGAGCGAGTATACATATATGTTGGCTCTCTTCAAGTACCAGTTTGAATAGATTAATTATCCTAGGCTCATTAGGATGGTTAATTAGGCATTGTGTTCATATtactttattatatatgtagttATTTTTCATGGAGTCTCGATCGGTGATTTGCAGCATCATTACAAGGCTAAGTATTTCCTTAATTAATCTTTGTGGATCAAGTTTGGAGTTGGCTGGGCTTCCAGCCCAGGTGCCAgcgtgcacacacatatatatacactagtAATCGTGCAATGCACGTTAGAAAATACAACTTAAACCAAATATATCGCACATATGCAGCAGCCTGATTTGTTTTTGAAGTGAGACTACCTTCACACCGTTGTAGCCAACAATTTCAGAAGGTGAATTTTGCAAGTCGGTAGCAAGCTCCTTGACCAGTGTGAAGATTGCCTCCTCTCAATCATCATTGGCTGCACATAGCAGTGAAAAGAGTAATTCAAAATTGCATATATACCTTGAACCAGCCATCGAATGTTTCTGACACCTCCGAAAGGCGTGAACTTGATACTGTGACATTCTAATATGGACAGGAGCACCAGTATGAAAGATAATCAATACAACAAAAGAACAACATCAAATGATCAATGCAAATGAGGTTCAATTTTTTGTGCGTATTTATTTACCTGTTGTTACAGACAACTGTGGTCTAGAGCTTCCTGCATTGTCCATTGAATTAGCCTGGGGAAAGTAATTAACTAAGAAGTAACATATAAATGTGTTATCAGCTATTTTACATCCGCATTATATATATTAGCACTACACAAGAAAACTTCAAATGTCTAAGCTATCGTACGTGATTGGTTCATAAGTAAAACAGCTTTGCAAATGAGGCTAAATTTGGTGTCTAAGCTATCCTTATAGACAATTGTGATGTAGAGCTTCCTGCGTTGTCCACTGAAGTAGCCCGAAGTAAGTTATTCTTTGAAAAGTAAGATACAAATATACAATTGGCGCACACCATTGAAATAATTAACTGAgatatcaatcaatcaatcaatcaatgttGGGTTAGAAGCATGGCTTAGGAATGAACTAACCTCATTGGAAGCCTTCATGATAACTACACCAATTTCACCATTTCagtgatgagaaaaaaaatcaattggcAAGTCAAACAAAGCACTGTAATTATGTAAAGCAACGAAGAAATCATCACCTTTGACATTGTCCGAGCTCCATGCAGCAGTATACGGCAGGCGTGCAGCGTGCTGCACAAAGTACTTTCTTGGGTCTGTCAGTTTCACCTATGGATTGAAAGTTTTGCAAAATGAAATTAGTCACCCTGCCTCCAAATGCATCATTGCTACAGCAACCTTAGAGcgagaaaaatgaaaaaggataGCTGCAGCAACCTTAGAGcgagaaaaatgaaaaaggaaaatcagTTGGGTCATGTTCATCAGTTGCATGAAGCAACAGATGGTTCTCTTGGTATCGTCTCATCAGCCAGGACAtcaagaaatgaaaaaaaaaaggaagatcaGGCCAGAGAAGCTTGAATAAAACGCAACCAAAATCAAAGTCTTGTTATTGGCAAGGTACATGAAGTATTTTAAGCTGGGGAGGGTGCATACGAAGGAGCGTATTACTCATGGATCTAATCAGATGCAAACAAGAAAGGAGCAACAACAGCAGAAAACATTCGGCCTTTTGCTCCCCTTTTCCACCAGTGACTTAGATCGCAGGCTGCCTCTATCCTCACGCAGCAGCTTTGGCCCCTGGGATCTACGCTCCGCACCGGAGCCCTGCAGGCAAAGCGACGAAGGCATATATGGCGGGTGCGGAGTTTCCGATGGAGCTGTTCGTGGCGACGGCTAGGAGGTATGGCGTCCAGGTTTCTCTGCGAGACAGGGCTCGCAGCGAGGATATGGCAGCACACGGCAAGGAGGTTCGGCCCCCGGGGGGTGCGGAGAGGACAGGGCTTGTGGTGCCGTTACAGGCCGCCGGCAGGGTGTAGCACGACGTGAGAGGGGTGGAGGTGTAGTGGGCGGCTGGAGCCTGGAGGTTGGGGTTTTGGAACCGTGGCACAGGTGAGGCGAGGAGGGCCGAGGCGGTGACTGCGctggcggcggagacggagtAGCCCCACCAGCACCAACGGAAGAGCGCACCACTGCGGCGCCAATGGATGAAGGATGCGCGCAGTCGCACGGAGGAAGCAATCTGTGGAGGCATGACGGATGGCGGCGGTGTTAGCGGGCGGAGATAGCGCGATGATAGCGCTGATGGTTGTCAGTGCGAGGAGTAGCGCGTCCGCTCGTTGGACGAACGGATGAGATGATTTCACTTGGCGGATGGACGATAGGGATTGATCCGGATGATTTGGCCCGTAGGATTggaggtgtatatatatatatatatagtagatgtattttttttaattgtttagCTAGGGTTTTTTTCCCTATCGTACTGTCGTGATGGTGCTCCCATCATCTCCCtgctatttgatttttttttgccgccACCGGTCGGTCGAGAGGGAAGAGCATGGCTAGAGATCTGTTTTTTCTGGCTGAATTCCTTCGGTTCCTGTGAATTCCAACTCCTTTTCTATTCGTGTATTATTGTTGCACGTACGGGTAGAGCTTAGCTACTAGCATTTGTTGATTTTGGTTGTAAGTGGATATAAGCAGAATCACATCGAAGTCTAGCTAAACTTTTGCAACGTAAACCACTGTCAGTTCTGTTTGTGCTTGATTAACTGATTAAAGTACTGGAGTTTCACGTGATTGGATTGCTGCATCGTTTTATCTGAGCAAGGATATATTGGTTATATATTTACAGCTGTTGATTTGTACCGTTAAAAAGAGGGAAAATTAGGGTACTTGCCGTCGGGTGCTCATCATCCACATTGGCTCCCAGAGGGAGAAAGAGGTCCGGGTGAAGCTCAGCATCTGTGCGGTTCAAAATAGCCAGATGATGATGGCACATCAGGGCTCTCTCTACATACGGTTTATAAATACAAGGACTATAATCACTCCTCACTTGTATCAAGAACTATACATACTATACCGACTATAGATCCgtattaagggtgtgttcggcataGCTGGTTCCCAACACTAACAttgcgcacggaaaacagagcggtccattagcgtgtgattaattaagtattagctaattttttcaaaaatggattaatttgattttttaagcaacttttgtatataaactttttgcaaaaaaacgccccgtttagtagtttgaaaagagtgcgcgcggaaaacaatGGATGAGTGTTGAGAAAAGGAGGTgtcgaacacaccctaagacgGGCTGGGCCTAGTATCTTATCAAGTATGGGAGATGATATAAACCCCATCGAATGCCGATGAAGTGCATTTCAGGTGCATATAGTAGCGCGGTGGTGTGGAGAGTGTTTGTATATCTGTTTTTAGGTCCAAGGTAGCGACCGCAGGGTGGTGTTTGGTACCGCGAGACCGTGCGCGAGTACACCACAAGCTTACCGCACGCATCCAAGGGCTCTGCAGCCGTGTTGCCGCTGGGGAGGTGTGTAACATCGATTACCCGTTCTCTCCTTGGCGGCATTTGTGCCGCTAATCTTGGGggagagatggaaaaaaaaagaagagagaggaggaaaagagATGAGAGTTGCTGACATGTGAGCTCCACTTGCTAACTCAGCAAAGTCAACCATGGTCAACCTACCACGTCAGTGAAAACCACTCAAGAAATCACCAAAGGAGTTGATTTACACCAGTTTTGGAAGATGCGGAAAGCgcttatacccggttttgcggttggaggaTGATTCAATGAGGAGCTAAGACAGGAGGGGCATCAAATAGACTTGTTCcaagaaagaaaagggaaattttCTTTAGCCCACCAGTCAGTAAGCCTACTCCAGCGTCCAGCCCAACATGTGGAAACGAGCTTTAGGTTTAGACTTTAGAGGCAGCAAGGCCGCACCTCTCGCTCCACtcagccgccgcccctcgccgtcgccggctatccgccgccccgcgccgcccgccgtcgccggctatCCGCCGCAGCTCGGCCGTCTCCCAGCGCCGTCGCACGGCTCGCCGCCACCCCGCGCCGTCGCGCGGCTCAAGCCTCCCGGGGGGGAGCCCTCGCGCACGTCGTACCCACtcgtcctcggctcctcgcGCGGTCACTCCTACTGTAATTCTTTTCTcctgttttttctttccgtttttATTTGAATTCCCTTTTGATTTTGGAgggttttttttctccctttttttcccGTATGGATGCTAAACCCTAATCTATTCTCCCGCCCGCGCGCAGATGGGCGGAGAGGGAGCGGAACGGCGCAGCaagaaggagaaggggaagcGCCAGGAGGAGAAGGCTGAATCGGGCAgtcgcggcgatggcgaggcagTGAAGCTGGATTTGGCTACAGATTCCCTAAGTAATAGCAAGGGGAAGGTTGCAATGGACGTTGAGGAGGCGAAAGAAATGcccaggaggaagaagaggaaggagaaggagaaggagaagggccacggaaaggagaagaagaacaaggtCATTGCCGATAACATCGAGGAGGCCTGTGCCGAGGCGGAGCAGGCTGAAGCTTCAGGACTGAAGGTGGAGCAGCACTGCTCGGAGCATGTTCAGGGTGATATGAGCAAATGCGGCTCGGAGGAAGACAAGAGTATTAAGAAAGATAATAagttgatgatgaagaagaagaagaagaaagagagaaaagtgGAGATGGCTGAAGAGGGGCAGATACTTGCTGGTTCTACTGATGAAAATGCAGGCTTGTTGCATGCGGAGATGGGCAGGGGTGAAAAGGAACAGGGTAAGAAGTCCAAGAAGAGCAAACGGAAGCATGAGGATGGTGAGCCTGTGGCAGATGGATCTGCCGGTGATGAAATCATGACCAACAGAGataagaagaggagaagaaaggagCAATCTGTTGAGCTGAAAGAGGGTGATCAAGTTAACATATCTAAGAAGGCAGTGAAGATAAAGGGaaacaagaagagaaaaaatgaaAGCGATAAGTTTAATCCTGACTTAAGCACTGATGCACTCACTGGAGAAGATAAGGTTGGTGGAGATGGCAAAAATgataagagaaaaaagaagaacgaTACATCGACTAGAAGGAATGAGGTTGGTAGGGATGATAAgaatgataagaaaaaaaagaagagcaagGAAGGGAACGGTGGAAGAAAaggcgaaaaagaaaaagcagccCAGTCAAAGGACAAGGTTAGGCGGGTGAGCTTTTCCGATGCTGTGGAGGTGTTTAGCATCAACGAcggtgaagatgaagataatggCAAGAGTGCTGAATCCGAAGTTGTGCATGGGAAACGTTTTACTCCAGAAGAAAACGCGACCCTTATGGAGGCCATCATGAGCTATATAGAGGTTGCCTCTCCTTCGAATGCTTAGCATCTTTCCTCTTTACTTCAATACCtgaatatatgaaaatatatgaaACAGTGACAAGCACACTAAAGTTGAATGAGAACTATGCCTCTGACTGTATAAGACAAACCTGGCTGTTCTTtatgactgatttttttttgtctttattGCACTCAGATGATCTATTAATCATGTTTAACAAACATGCCAATCCTCTGTCATCAAATTTAAAGCATATATTGATGAAAGCATGCACTTTAGCTGTGCAGTTCAACaatccctccgtcctaaaatatagctacctagGAAGCTTTTGGAGGGATTAAGGATTATGTTGCAAGGTCAAAACTGCCCATCATTATAGTAGGGCTAAGTAGTTGGTGTGATATAGATTGCTAGGGGTACGATGGAAAAGTAAGCtaaagaaatttgaatttcaaaggtagctatattttgggacggagggaatatcaGAATCCATCTGTTGCATTGTTTATTAATTTTCCATTGCAATAATCTTTTTTTGGGGAAGTTAACAGAAATTTCATGATTTAGCTTGGACACCACTTTGTTGTTAGTAAACTTTTACGCTGTATCACTGGTTTTCAAATATGCTGGTGGTATTCTTTTGGTGTTTGGATTTCATCTCATGATTCTACTAGTCTTTTATTACTACTAAACTAAATGGTGCATGGAAACTCCATGCCTCGCAATATAAAGTTTAAACACAttacatgttttatttttcattttagatGAAGCAATTGGGAGAGAATGGGCTAGAGATGATTCGAGCTTGTAGTAAACATCCAGAGCTTAAGGGTTGTTGGGCGGAGATTGGTAAGATGAGAACATCTTCTATATCTAACTCTTCACTTTTGTTTCCCTTATGTCTGCTTGTGTTTGTGTTTCCCTAATGTCATTATTCTTTTATCCCTGCAAAGAAAGTAAAATCTCCTTGTTGCCCCAATACTGAAATCTCTTTCATTGCATTGCAAAGTTCAATTTTCCAACAGAATATGCACTttgcatatattttggaatatcGGCACTGGGAACAGTGAAAAATTGCTTCCCGCTCATTCACTACATCATGTTCACTTTTCCCTTGTCTACATGGCAGACAGCATATCATGTTACTCATTAATGCACGACATCCTTTGCAGGAAAATCATTACCTCACAGGCCATTGACAGCCATATACAAGAGAGCACGGATTTTACTCTATAGGAGTGATGAGCGTAAATGGACTCCGGAGGAGTATGAGAAGATTCGCCGGTAATATAAAGCCCTCCTGTGGTTGAGCTAATGCAGGTTTCTATTTCCTGCATATCGTATTTTCAAAACAATTCCATAGTCCATACTTGCTAATGTTTTGTACTTTCAGCTATACAGATCAAACTATTTTGAAAAGAGCTACACAAATCAAAACCTTTTTCATAAAATGGTGCACAAATCAATCATCTAGAAGCGTGAATATCAGTCCTCAAATATATCTTGAATGTTCTGTATGTGCTCAAGGATCCACAGAGTTAATTTGTAGAGCATCACCCAATTTTTGAAGTTAAATAAATTCAGATTCAATTTTTGAAGTTAAATAAATTCAGATTGCTTGTATGGTAATAACTTATGTAGCTTGCTCTATCccctttttttaatctttaagGTAATGTTCACAACCATGAGTGAGGTCAAACTAAAACCTTTGTAACTTCATGTTGATGTTTTGCAATTTGCTTTGAACGGTTCGACTATATTTTTGACTGAGGTTGTTTCTGTCggatttttcatatttgttcATATCATTTCACATCATCCTGCAAAGTGATTGATACATCAGTCTATCCAAAGCATAATTTATTGTCATTTTGTCTTCATAAAACCTAAATGTGAGCAGTATGTTTTTTGAAAGGCTTATTAAGATCAGTGTGTATTATGACACAGGCATGTTGAAAAGAACGGCACTTCTTGGATATCATTAGCACAGGAACTTGGAAAGAGTGAGATCCATTTAAAGGACACTTGGAGAAGAATCAAACCTAAAAACTTGAAATCAGGTACTGGTTGCTGCAATTCCGCTGTTTGAAGTTCAATATTTCTTTGCAATATGCTTGGCTTTTAACTTCTAAAAATGTTCACTTTCGgtattcaaaaaaaatgttcttttcttttgtgcatTCTTCCAGAATTCCTTTTCTCCCATTATACATAGCACTTTCTTGAATTGGTTATTATGCACGTAAAATGGTTGTGCTAACTGCAGGCTGACTCTGTACTGTAGTTAGTTTTTGTTTAGCTGTATAACATACATCAAATGTGGGACTTCGTGAGAAGAGGAAATCGGATATGAAACCTGTTGTCAAAACTTGTATCAGGAGTGCAGGCGTGGCAAACATGACTTGTACAGACCTCACAGTATTATATGTGCAGGCATAGCAGACACAACTAGGGTGGGCAAAAAAGACCAAAATCAAAAACCAAACCCGAAGTCACCTATGGTGCTTGGTCCATATATTTGTGCGGAAAGACTGGTTGTTTTTTAGGTTGTTTGGTTCTGTACGTCAGTACCCGAACTGCCTGAACCTCCACCAGTAGATGACGCCAACAGGCCCCAACTCCTCAAGGTCCCAGTTAGTTCTAGACACCATTCCCCATTCCATTTGCGTACTTCTCAACCCTAGCCGCCAGTCCAGCATGCCACCACCCCCAGGCGCATCGGATTGACAGATCAGGGATGcagaggcgaggcggcgacagTGCAGGGGCAGAGGCTGCTCAGCTGGCGGGCTAAGGTGGTGAGGCATGGCCACCTGGGGGTGTTGCTGCCTGGGAGGTGTAGGTTGGGCAGCTGACATCGACAGCCAACGAAAAGGGCTGGAGCAAGCTAGTTGTAGTGCCAGAGGCAAGCAGTGGATGCCCATTCCCTGGTTTCTCATATGTCAGTTTTTGTCATTTTGTGATTGGGACCTGTGATCTCTGACTTcttttttgatattttgattAGTTTATTTGTCTATTTAGCTCATAATTGTTGATTAAGAATCATTTCGAAGGCTGGCTTAATGACTTTGATATGCTCTGTGCTAAATTGATCAGATCGTGCAAGAACAAAGACTGGACTGATCGTTTGGTTACCCGAATTGTCGGCTCATGAATTTGTGTTGGCAGCATCGGTTTCTCCTTTCTGAAGACCTTTGAAAGGCCGAACTAACCGGACCGAATTTTCGGTCTAGACCGAATATCCACCCTAGACACAACTTGTTACAAATCTGtcatattttgtttttctaactCTGAACATACTGGAAACTACATGCAAAAACTTCATAATACGGTGTTGATTACGAAATTGCATTTTCTACTTGAATTTCATCGTCAGTTGCGAGGTTTTGCATTTCCATTAAATGGAAAGACAGTTTGCAGAGTAAGTTATGAAGGGTCCACTTGCGCTTCGCTATGCGAATGATGTTTGATGCCTCTTGTGCAATGAATGCAACACAATGCAATCATATAAAGTAAAATGTATACCATGGTTCATAACTTTTTACTGTTTGTGTGTTCATTGGTTATATTTCAGGCCAATGGACGCAGGACGAGTACCAAAACTTGTTTGATTTGGTGAACTTGGACTTGCGAGTGAAAGCTCATCAAGAGTATGATGCTGGTAATCGTAAGGTAAAATTTACTACTGTTCGACTGTTCATTGGTGTATTCCAGACCTGCTGTAATATTTTTACAACTTTTCATACTGTACGTTAGCTTGCATATTTGGCACTGTTCATTATTATTTCATCCCATCATTCCTTGTTATGAAGTAATTTACTTGCTTTTTGTGACAGTTAAGAGACAACATTGCATGGGAGGCTATTAGTGATAAATTGACAACCCGAAATCACAAGAATTGCTGCCTTAAGTGGTTAGTATTGAGCTACCTGCATTCCAGTactttatgttttcttttcccAGCTGATTCCAGATCTGAGGTGCTGTGATCATATCATTATCTGTGTATCACATCAGATTTGTCTGGGCAATAATAATACCTAGAGTGTTTTTAAAATGAGAAATATATATCAtgagaaaaacatatatttttcttcaccTTAGGggcattttagttattttagGTCATAAAATTTGGTTGGCTTGGTATCTGTGCATGGTTAATACTTACAAGTGAAACCCCAAAACCAAGAGAGTAGTATACCTACGGTCTACGGTGCCTCCTTACATAGGAATctactttttcctattttttctGGATCCTTTCCTGATTTTCGTACTCTTTCATATGCTGCTGGGAACTCATGCTTTCTATTGTCATTGGATCCATTGGTATATAGCCAGCAGGCTGCGGGCCAACCATTGCTGTTGCTTCTAATCTTCTGCTGTGGCTGTGCGCATTATTACATCACATTGATTGGCCTAGTCATCAAAAGAGAGTGTTGCTCACAGGCGAAATTGTTGAGGTTTTATGGCAATGTGCATTTGACAGAACTTTAACTAATCGATCCCATCCTTTTTGTACAGCTAAACCTGCTCTATCTTGCATAAATCTTATGCTTCTAGATGAATTTGCTATCA from Oryza glaberrima chromosome 6, OglaRS2, whole genome shotgun sequence includes these protein-coding regions:
- the LOC127778125 gene encoding RNA polymerase I termination factor-like isoform X1, which codes for MGGEGAERRSKKEKGKRQEEKAESGSRGDGEAVKLDLATDSLSNSKGKVAMDVEEAKEMPRRKKRKEKEKEKGHGKEKKNKVIADNIEEACAEAEQAEASGLKVEQHCSEHVQGDMSKCGSEEDKSIKKDNKLMMKKKKKKERKVEMAEEGQILAGSTDENAGLLHAEMGRGEKEQGKKSKKSKRKHEDGEPVADGSAGDEIMTNRDKKRRRKEQSVELKEGDQVNISKKAVKIKGNKKRKNESDKFNPDLSTDALTGEDKVGGDGKNDKRKKKNDTSTRRNEVGRDDKNDKKKKKSKEGNGGRKGEKEKAAQSKDKVRRVSFSDAVEVFSINDGEDEDNGKSAESEVVHGKRFTPEENATLMEAIMSYIEMKQLGENGLEMIRACSKHPELKGCWAEIGKSLPHRPLTAIYKRARILLYRSDERKWTPEEYEKIRRHVEKNGTSWISLAQELGKSEIHLKDTWRRIKPKNLKSGQWTQDEYQNLFDLVNLDLRVKAHQEYDAGNRKLRDNIAWEAISDKLTTRNHKNCCLKWYYQLASPLVQKGIWADTDDYRLVEALQNVDAVCVEDIDWDNLLDHRSGEVCRQRWNEMVRYLGGHKEKPFIEQVEVLSKRYCPEMVDYREGEA
- the LOC127778125 gene encoding RNA polymerase I termination factor-like isoform X2, which translates into the protein MGGEGAERRSKKEKGKRQEEKAESGSRGDGEAVKLDLATDSLSNSKGKVAMDVEEAKEMPRRKKRKEKEKEKGHGKEKKNKVIADNIEEACAEAEQAEASGLKVEQHCSEHVQGDMSKCGSEEDKSIKKDNKLMMKKKKKKERKVEMAEEGQILAGSTDENAGLLHAEMGRGEKEQGKKSKKSKRKHEDGEPVADGSAGDEIMTNRDKKRRRKEQSVELKEGDQVNISKKAVKIKGNKKRKNESDKFNPDLSTDALTGEDKVGGDGKNDKRKKKNDTSTRRNEVGRDDKNDKKKKKSKEGNGGRKGEKEKAAQSKDKVRRVSFSDAVEVFSINDGEDEDNGKSAESEVVHGKRFTPEENATLMEAIMSYIEMKQLGENGLEMIRACSKHPELKGCWAEIGKSLPHRPLTAIYKRARILLYRSDERKWTPEEYEKIRRHVEKNGTSWISLAQELGKSEIHLKDTWRRIKPKNLKSDRARTKTGLIVWLPELSAHEFVLAASVSPF